The Nocardioides pantholopis genome window below encodes:
- a CDS encoding (2Fe-2S)-binding protein codes for MTRISLTVDGSKVSDDVEPRMLLVHYLRERLGKTGTVVGCDTSNCGACTVHLDGTSVKSCNVLAVQADGASVTTIEGLATDGVLHPVQEAFRECHGLQCGYCTPGMIMQSVALLEENPHPSEEEIRLGLEGNLCRCTGYHNIVRAVQHAAGPASEGSGASA; via the coding sequence ATGACCCGGATCAGCCTCACCGTCGACGGCTCGAAGGTGAGCGACGACGTCGAACCCCGGATGCTGCTCGTGCACTACCTGCGCGAGCGGCTCGGCAAGACCGGCACCGTCGTCGGCTGCGACACCAGCAACTGCGGGGCCTGCACGGTGCACCTGGACGGCACCAGCGTGAAGTCCTGCAACGTGCTGGCGGTCCAGGCCGACGGGGCCAGCGTCACCACGATCGAGGGGCTGGCCACCGACGGGGTCCTGCACCCGGTGCAGGAGGCGTTCCGGGAGTGCCACGGTCTCCAGTGCGGCTACTGCACGCCGGGGATGATCATGCAGAGCGTCGCGCTGCTCGAGGAGAACCCGCACCCGAGCGAGGAGGAGATCCGGCTCGGGCTCGAGGGCAACCTGTGCCGCTGCACCGGCTACCACAACATCGTGCGGGCCGTGCAGCACGCGGCCGGACCGGCCTCCGAGGGATCGGGGGCCTCGGCATGA
- a CDS encoding sigma-54-dependent transcriptional regulator family protein, with the protein MVATAGSDLAARRHLAVQAWTAFLECSDEVGAGPGVRPEILSSWSRSRAAVAPDVEEAPLADEDETAALWRGSPLQVAVQEVQAELRRTAEDGDLVVAVTDPETRILWTYGGRVMRRRAERVNFVPGGRWDDRSVGTNALDLANRTAAPAVVFSAEHYAPIVHNWVCWAAPLRDPVTGTQLGVLDLSTTWDRTHPIGLATARVLARLIESAMPATAAYADAPGTPEVGLVLTLLGTAEAWLDGRRLALNRRQSEILALLALHPEGLSLEQLHALLYGDQAVTFSTLKAEVSHLRAALGGRLSSRPYRLLMPVTTDVDRVLSLLRRGRVRAAVEAYGGGLLPGTDSPALGELAEYVAVALREALLADPDPDAVVRYSEHAPYDAEVLEVCLAVLAGRPHPAAPLLKGRLAVARG; encoded by the coding sequence ATGGTGGCCACGGCGGGCTCCGACCTCGCGGCCCGCCGGCACCTGGCGGTGCAGGCGTGGACGGCGTTCCTGGAGTGCTCCGACGAGGTCGGGGCCGGGCCCGGCGTACGTCCTGAGATCCTCTCCAGCTGGTCGCGCTCCCGCGCCGCGGTGGCCCCCGACGTGGAGGAGGCGCCGCTGGCCGACGAGGACGAGACCGCGGCGCTGTGGCGCGGCTCCCCGCTCCAGGTGGCGGTGCAGGAGGTGCAGGCCGAGCTGCGGCGTACCGCCGAGGACGGCGACCTGGTCGTGGCGGTCACCGACCCCGAGACCCGGATCCTGTGGACCTACGGCGGCCGGGTGATGCGCCGCCGGGCCGAGCGGGTCAACTTCGTGCCGGGCGGCCGCTGGGACGACCGCTCGGTCGGCACCAACGCCCTGGACCTGGCGAACCGGACGGCCGCCCCGGCGGTGGTGTTCAGCGCCGAGCACTACGCCCCGATCGTGCACAACTGGGTCTGCTGGGCCGCGCCGCTGCGCGACCCGGTCACCGGCACCCAGCTCGGGGTCCTCGACCTCTCCACCACCTGGGACCGCACCCACCCCATCGGGCTGGCGACCGCGCGGGTGCTGGCGCGGCTCATCGAGTCCGCGATGCCGGCGACCGCGGCGTACGCCGACGCTCCGGGGACGCCCGAGGTCGGGCTGGTGCTGACGCTCCTCGGCACGGCCGAGGCCTGGCTGGACGGCCGGCGACTGGCGCTCAACCGTCGCCAGAGCGAGATCCTGGCCCTGCTCGCACTGCACCCCGAGGGGCTCTCGCTCGAGCAGCTGCATGCGCTCCTCTACGGCGACCAGGCGGTCACGTTCTCCACCCTCAAGGCCGAGGTCTCGCACCTGCGCGCCGCGCTGGGCGGACGGCTCTCCTCACGCCCCTACCGGCTGCTGATGCCGGTCACGACCGACGTCGACCGGGTGCTCAGCCTGCTGCGCCGCGGCCGGGTGCGGGCCGCCGTCGAGGCCTACGGCGGCGGCCTGCTGCCCGGCACCGACTCCCCGGCGCTCGGCGAGCTCGCCGAGTATGTAGCGGTCGCGCTGCGCGAGGCGCTGCTCGCCGACCCCGACCCCGACGCCGTGGTCCGCTACAGCGAGCACGCGCCGTACGACGCGGAGGTGCTGGAGGTCTGCCTGGCCGTCCTCGCGGGCCGCCCGCACCCCGCCGCCCCGCTGCTCAAGGGACGCCTGGCCGTCGCCCGGGGGTAG
- a CDS encoding alpha/beta hydrolase family protein, with protein MRRAGAAAVALLLLALMAGCTEDADPDPGPGPEARSGSPAPQPPAPPSEAPEPGATLPPLTSRTSLPALMREEVRGGRIRRTERLAGTESWTSWAVTYRVDGATVSGELLVPTGRGPFPALVLNHGYIDPAIYTLGRGMSREQEWLAAAGFVVLHTDYRGHAGSDPVGDLDRESRLAYTRDAIGAVRALEREAYVDSERLGMVGRSMGGAVTYNALVTHPDLVDAAVVFAPVSSDFIDNLRRWTVPERPDQAERLYARLGGSPAENPRSYRELSARTYFDRVEVPVLIHHGTADDSCPVAWSRTTHQLLTRAGVDSTLQIYPGEGHAFGPRFADSMRRTVRFLRREL; from the coding sequence ATGCGCCGGGCGGGAGCAGCAGCGGTCGCGCTGCTGCTCCTCGCCCTGATGGCGGGATGCACCGAGGACGCGGACCCCGATCCCGGCCCGGGCCCCGAGGCCCGCTCCGGCAGCCCCGCGCCGCAGCCGCCGGCACCGCCGTCCGAGGCCCCCGAGCCGGGGGCCACGCTGCCGCCGCTCACCTCCCGGACCTCGCTGCCGGCACTGATGCGCGAGGAGGTGCGCGGCGGGCGGATCCGGCGTACCGAGCGGCTGGCCGGGACCGAGAGCTGGACCAGCTGGGCGGTGACCTACCGCGTCGACGGGGCGACGGTCTCCGGCGAGCTGCTGGTGCCCACCGGCCGCGGGCCGTTCCCGGCGCTGGTGCTCAACCACGGCTACATCGACCCCGCGATCTACACGCTGGGCCGCGGCATGTCGCGCGAGCAGGAGTGGCTCGCGGCGGCCGGGTTCGTCGTGCTGCACACCGACTACCGCGGCCACGCCGGCTCCGACCCGGTCGGGGACCTGGACCGGGAGTCGCGGCTGGCCTACACCCGCGACGCCATCGGGGCGGTCCGCGCGCTGGAGCGCGAGGCGTACGTCGACTCCGAGCGGCTGGGCATGGTGGGCCGCTCGATGGGCGGCGCGGTCACCTACAACGCGCTCGTCACCCACCCCGACCTCGTCGACGCGGCGGTGGTCTTCGCGCCGGTGAGCTCGGACTTCATCGACAACCTGCGCCGCTGGACGGTCCCCGAGCGCCCCGACCAGGCCGAGCGGCTCTACGCCCGGCTCGGCGGCAGCCCGGCCGAGAACCCGCGCTCCTACCGCGAGCTGTCCGCCCGCACCTACTTCGACCGGGTCGAGGTGCCGGTCCTGATCCACCACGGGACCGCCGACGACAGCTGCCCGGTCGCGTGGTCGCGCACGACGCACCAGCTGCTGACCCGGGCCGGCGTGGACAGCACGCTGCAGATCTACCCGGGGGAGGGGCACGCGTTCGGCCCCCGGTTCGCGGACTCGATGCGACGCACCGTGCGCTTCCTGCGCCGCGAGCTGTAA
- a CDS encoding cupin domain-containing protein yields the protein MTATSLTALAESQLTAAREASAGRAAVTVYGGQEHDLRQTLIALADGRALGEHESPGEATLQVLRGRVRLQAGEDAWEAAAGELLVVPDARHDLAALEDAVVLLTVATSAIPAH from the coding sequence ATGACCGCCACGTCCCTGACCGCCCTCGCCGAGAGCCAGCTCACCGCGGCACGGGAGGCCTCGGCCGGCCGCGCCGCCGTGACCGTGTACGGCGGTCAGGAGCACGACCTGCGCCAGACGCTGATCGCGCTGGCCGACGGTCGGGCGCTCGGGGAGCACGAGTCGCCGGGCGAGGCCACCCTGCAGGTGCTGCGCGGCCGGGTCCGCCTCCAGGCCGGCGAGGACGCCTGGGAGGCCGCGGCCGGGGAGCTGCTGGTCGTCCCGGACGCCCGCCATGACCTGGCCGCCCTCGAGGACGCCGTCGTGCTGCTCACCGTCGCCACCAGCGCCATCCCGGCCCACTAG